A genomic window from Triticum urartu cultivar G1812 chromosome 7, Tu2.1, whole genome shotgun sequence includes:
- the LOC125524172 gene encoding uncharacterized protein LOC125524172 produces the protein MYVKDFDDAVRQVVDLLYESDGTAEGKIKTFLLRGWFDGSARRVLGGCAVLRAIAKLLRSTTCDDSDMRKHFDRIIHVDCSLWKSSRTMQRTIAEELNLRHVMHIFDKEDEDDDFRGVENSSRKVIPRIASLINKSLRDERFLMIFHNGGSEDIDLVESGIPLYGEGKLLCTYGGRFLEDKWKEFKLLHTYDIYIYPAAYYYTNIAPHIENVLHKEAAGVIGDTGMDGINTETVLDCFLYSLFLTTRLPENFTGVDYGWATHACNYWICDGILGEDKTWDIGNTLYHVIPILGNSTYETRRLASYLDGQKKPYVGWYSVTSNKLRAEDISNVPGSASSYFLTFQGDDPAYVRNDLFQLASNNLRVLKLYNCSFTFASPPFQCCHNLRFLWLDHCANTGKKQSGGPSFLNLLVLDIRFTDYVFLPQMIELMTNLRELNTKGVSWKTASHAWKKLQKLQKLRLTESSDVVTVDSCSSVDMMNLELLDLSGNTHLESLPTLSSTRSLKMLILDGCSSLEQVALQGAPPLLESFSFDGYGPAENWTHSIHLPQKELRRKSPLAPVQIVKVTKISLHGCGRLHNIYLHALPNLEELDLSGAAIKIIDLHAMYVPKLKKLFLLGCEQLRSLIWKGSPRLEVLHVDTQGTKRSVVCCGEQGSFGFQAHIVFTDGRFIWSSSDGLNSRSQIAVSKVYLLISCTSSSQTNITKSIKEIGSSRQGLVPTRPLLPYNDIAMAKDVTCSLLVWNCQQLQTLNVHIEIGKGSYNLESMQDEGNFRSFAAFVVESLHVHDNCSITAIPPSNWERLKWCHVESCPKLHSVFSRRNGTYSFWCINTFSASDLLVAYCIWGSVEKTWNDLYYTLRSLQQLQHIYLYNCPRLVFVLPISFTLPNLETLQIAYCSNLRHVFPWDHEYTEEIASGFTFDNLKHIKLHHLHKLEQICVVKLTAPALQSVGIRDCWGLRRLPAVTRQGPKPVVDCEKDLWDKLKWDGLRAGHHPSLFETRHSAYYKKTLPRGSYLR, from the exons ATG TATGTGAAGGATTTTGATGACGCCGTCAGACAAGTGGTTGATCTTTTGTATGAAAGCGATGGTACTGCAGAAGGCAAAATTAAAACATTCTTGCTTCGTGGTTGGTTCGACGGGAGTGCTCGTCGGGTATTGGGAGGATGTGCTGTTCTTAGAGCTATAGCGAAGCTTCTAAGATCCACAACATGTGATGATTCTGACATGAGAAAGCACTTTGACAGAATTATCCATGTGGACTGCTCCCTGTGGAAAAGCAGCAGGACCATGCAGAGGACAATAGCGGAGGAGTTGAACCTTCGCCATGTAATGCACATATTTGATAAggaggatgaagatgatgattTCAGAGGAGTAGAAAACAGCTCTAGAAAAGTGATACCAAGGATCGCAAGTTTGATTAATAAGTCTCTAAGAGATGAAAGATTTCTGATGATTTTTCATAATGGAGGAAGTGAAGATATTGATCTCGTAGAGTCTGGCATTCCTCTTTACGGTGAAGGTAAATTGTTATGTACCTATGGTGGAAGATTTTTGGAGGACAAGTGGAAAGAATTCAAGTTGTTGCACACTTATGATATTTATATTTATCCGGCGGCATATTATTATACAAATATTGCACCTCATATTGAAAATGTATTGCACAAAGAAGCTGCTGGAGTGATTGGTGACACCGGTATGGATGGCATCAACACAGAAACAGTTTTGGATTGCTTCTTGTACTCATTATTCCTAACAACACGACTACCTGAAAACTTTACTGGTGTTGACTATGGTTGGGCGACTCATGCTTGTAACTACTGGATATGTGATGGAATCCTTGGTGAGGACAAAACATGGGATATTGGCAATACATTGTATCATGTGATACCAATATTGGGCAATTCTACTTACGAAACAAGACGTTTGGCATCCTATTTGGATGGACAGAAAAAACCCTATGTGGGCTGGTATTCAGTCACCTCCAACAAACTAAGGGCAGAAGATATCTCTAATGTTCCTGGCAGTGCATCATCATATTTCTTAACATTTCAGGGAGATGATCCAGCATATGTACGTAATGATTTGTTTCAACTAGCCAGCAACAACCTCCGTGTGCTAAAGCTCTACAACTGCAGCTTCACTTTTGCATCTCCTCCTTTTCAGTGCTGCCACAACCTAAGATTCCTTTGGCTTGACCATTGTGCAAACACTGGGAAGAAGCAAAGTGGAGGGCCAAGTTTTCTGAACCTGCTGGTGCTTGACATACGTTTCACAGATTATGTTTTCTTGCCTCAGATGATTGAACTGATGACCAATCTCAGGGAGCTAAATACAAAGGGGGTTTCATGGAAGACTGCAAGTCATGCATGGAAAAAGCTACAGAAGCTTCAGAAGCTCCGATTAACAGAATCTTCAGATGTGGTCACGGTGGACAGCTGCTCTTCCGTAGATATGATGAACCTGGAGCTCCTTGACTTGTCAGGAAACACTCACCTGGAATCATTGCCAACATTATCATCCACAAGAAGCCTGAAGATgcttattcttgatggttgtTCCAGCTTGGAGCAAGTTGCCCTGCAAGGAGCTCCTCCACTGCTTGAAAGTTTTAGCTTCGATGGTTATGGCCCAGCAGAGAATTGGACACATTCCATACACCTGCCACAAAAGGAATTGCGCCGCAAGTCTCCTTTAGCTCCTGTTCAAATAGTCAAGGTGACAAAGATCTCCCTACATGGTTGTGGTCGATTGCATAACATATACCTGCATGCACTACCGAATCTGGAGGAACTGGACCTCTCTGGTGCAGCTATTAAAATAATTGACCTCCATGCAATGTATGTCCCGAAACTCAAGAAGCTATTCCTACTGGGCTGTGAGCAGCTCCGTAGCCTAATCTGGAAAGGATCACCTAGACTGGAAGTTCTACATGTGGATACTCAAGGGACGAAAAGATCAGTGGTCTGCTGTGGAGAACAGGGATCCTTTGGCTTTCAGGCACATATTGTTTTTACGGATGGAAGGTTCATTTGGTCATCCTCAGATGGGCTCAATAGCCGATCACAAATTGCTGTCTCCAAGGTGTACCTCCTTATCTCTTGTACGAGCAGTAGCCAAACCAACATCACCAAAAGTATCAAGGAGATTGGATCTAGCCGACAGGGTTTGGTTCCAACAAGGCCGCTATTACCGTATAATGATATTGCCATGGCTAAGGATGTTACATGCTCGCTCTTGGTGTGGAACTGTCAACAGCTCCAAACTTTGAACGTGCATATCGAGATTGGTAAAGGAAGCTATAATTTAGAGAGTATGCAAGATGAAGGGAATTTCAGAAGTTTCGCAGCTTTTGTCGTTGAATCATTGCATGTGCATGACAATTGCTCCATCACTGCTATCCCCCCATCGAACTGGGAGAGACTAAAATGGTGTCATGTTGAGAGTTGCCCCAAGCTACACTCTGTGTTTTCACGTCGGAATGGAACATACAGCTTTTGGTGTATAAACACATTTTCAGCTTCTGATCTCCTGGTGGCCTATTGCATCTGGGGAAGTGTCGAGAAAACTTGGAATGACCTTTACTACACACTCCGGAGTCTCCAACAACTGCAGCACATATACCTGTACAATTGCCCAAGGCTGGTGTTCGTTCTCCCCATTTCCTTCACCTTGCCCAACTTGGAGACCCTCCAGATTGCATACTGCAGTAATCTTCGACATGTTTTCCCATGGGACCACGAGTACACTGAGGAAATAGCATCTGGTTTCACATTCGACAACCTGAAGCACATCAAGCTACACCATCTTCACAAGCTGGAGCAGATATGTGTGGTCAAATTGACTGCACCTGCGTTGCAGTCAGTCGGCATCAGGGACTGCTGGGGTCTCAGGCGTCTCCCGGCTGTAACACGTCAAGGTCCTAAGCCGGTGGTGGACTGCGAGAAGGACTTGTGGGACAAGCTCAAATGGGATGGCTTGAGGGCTGGGCATCACCCATCGCTGTTCGAAACGCGCCACTCAGCCTACTACAAGAAGACCCTCCCGAGGGGCTCCTACCTAAG GTAA